Proteins encoded together in one Vitis vinifera cultivar Pinot Noir 40024 chromosome 4, ASM3070453v1 window:
- the LOC104879098 gene encoding vegetative cell wall protein gp1-like — protein MARTRGAKSSSPSNRKKSLRKEPVPDSAPEPSQPKAIPPPMKPAPPKPPAKRYLTRSGGRTLQKRPKVQSSEPIDLTEQSPEPSPIPSPVPTPVPSSSPMLVPSPVPSPALQEKSQEPQAPLPKP, from the coding sequence atggcgcgaacaCGAGGGGCTaaatcttcatctccttcgaaTCGCAAGaagagtctgcgaaaggagccagttCCAGATTCTGCTCCAGAGCCTTCACAGCCGAAAGCAATTCCTCCTCCGATGAAGCCAGCGCCGCCAAAGCCTCCGGCGAAACGTTACCTTACCAGGTCAGGAGGTCGTACACTGCAAAAGAGACCCAAGGTGCagagctcagaacccatcgatttgactgagcaatctccaGAGCCTTCACCAATTCCATCACCGGTTCCAACTCCAGTTCCCTCGTCGAGTCCCATGCTAGTTCCGTCACCGGTGCCATCTCCGGCGCTGcaagaaaaatctcaggagcctcaagcgccacTTCCCAAGCCCTAA